A genomic stretch from Telmatocola sphagniphila includes:
- a CDS encoding BaiN/RdsA family NAD(P)/FAD-dependent oxidoreductase, translated as MTESWDAVVIGAGAAGLMAAIAASERGRRILVLEKNRKPGVKILMSGGTRCNITHDCENRDIVKAFGPNGSFLHAPLAHFGVREVIQFFQGEGVATKVEDTGKIFPVSNKAADVLEALVKRVQRVGAQLALEESVTELKKDSLGFEIVTTRRTMQIPKVLLTTGGQSYPGCGTRGEGFAFVSQLGHTIVPPKPALVPIQVQADWVGELRGITLPDVSLKVLENGKTLSSRRSGFLMAHFGLTGPAPLDVSKSISRHPQPGSLLLEIDFLPAMSENQFDEFLQKESLASGKKQLAVVLSELLPRRLADMSLLQTGLQVDRKAAGLSKADRLKLVQWIKKLRIPIRGTLGFEKAEVTTGGVNLKEVDSRDMQSKIVPGLYLAGEILDLDGPIGGYNFQSAWSTGHLAGANL; from the coding sequence ATGACAGAATCGTGGGATGCAGTAGTCATCGGAGCCGGTGCCGCCGGCTTGATGGCGGCCATTGCCGCTTCCGAACGAGGGCGCAGAATTCTGGTCCTCGAAAAAAACCGCAAGCCCGGTGTCAAAATTCTCATGTCCGGCGGTACCCGCTGCAACATTACGCACGATTGCGAAAATCGCGATATTGTCAAAGCGTTTGGTCCCAACGGCTCTTTTCTGCACGCTCCTCTCGCCCACTTCGGCGTTCGGGAAGTCATTCAATTTTTTCAGGGCGAAGGCGTCGCCACCAAAGTCGAAGACACCGGTAAAATTTTTCCGGTCAGCAATAAAGCGGCCGATGTGCTCGAGGCCCTGGTGAAGCGCGTTCAAAGAGTGGGCGCTCAGCTGGCTCTGGAAGAGTCGGTTACCGAGCTGAAAAAAGACAGTTTGGGCTTCGAGATCGTGACCACTCGTCGAACGATGCAAATCCCTAAAGTTTTGCTGACCACCGGCGGGCAATCCTATCCCGGTTGCGGAACCCGAGGTGAAGGGTTTGCATTTGTCAGCCAGTTGGGGCACACGATAGTTCCGCCGAAACCGGCTTTGGTCCCGATTCAAGTCCAGGCCGACTGGGTGGGGGAGCTTCGCGGCATTACTCTTCCCGATGTTTCCCTCAAGGTGCTGGAAAATGGCAAAACACTGAGTTCCCGCCGTTCCGGATTTCTGATGGCCCACTTTGGTTTAACCGGGCCGGCTCCCCTAGATGTTTCCAAGTCGATCAGCCGGCATCCGCAACCCGGTTCGCTCCTATTGGAAATCGATTTTCTACCGGCGATGTCGGAAAATCAGTTCGATGAATTCCTTCAGAAAGAATCTCTGGCTTCGGGGAAGAAGCAGCTTGCCGTGGTGCTCAGCGAACTTCTGCCGCGACGTCTGGCCGATATGAGCCTGCTTCAAACCGGTTTGCAGGTCGATCGCAAGGCCGCGGGGCTGAGCAAGGCCGATCGGCTCAAACTCGTTCAGTGGATCAAGAAATTGCGAATTCCGATTCGGGGTACCCTGGGCTTTGAAAAAGCCGAAGTGACTACGGGTGGCGTGAATCTGAAAGAAGTCGATTCCCGGGATATGCAGAGCAAAATTGTCCCCGGATTGTACCTCGCTGGCGAAATTTTAGATCTCGATGGTCCCATCGGAGGATATAACTTTCAATCGGCGTGGAGCACGGGGCACCTCGCAGGTGCGAATCTCTAA
- a CDS encoding C39 family peptidase — translation MADWITATGADTSTYRGLDRIFEYTNWDGKLTPTNCGLAASATYLTHLGKFPPLPEEAAQIMNALEADHPPNIFFGKFGTSRGRVERMCAAYGTQLDFFEEEETLRNYLDQNKPVMVMCQMPGKQILGLHFPSGHWMVAYGYDSNNIFLSNYGSMTWPEFREVWDGFIPGLIRMRNIGLIAKDLNVS, via the coding sequence ATGGCAGATTGGATTACCGCTACCGGAGCCGACACCTCGACTTATCGCGGTCTGGATCGGATTTTCGAGTACACCAACTGGGATGGCAAACTCACGCCGACCAATTGCGGCCTGGCCGCCTCTGCGACATATCTGACTCATCTGGGAAAATTTCCTCCCTTGCCGGAGGAGGCCGCCCAGATCATGAACGCTTTGGAAGCGGACCATCCTCCCAACATTTTTTTTGGAAAATTTGGTACCAGCCGGGGCAGAGTCGAGCGAATGTGTGCGGCGTATGGCACCCAGCTGGATTTTTTTGAAGAGGAAGAAACCCTTAGAAATTATCTCGATCAGAATAAACCGGTTATGGTCATGTGTCAGATGCCCGGAAAGCAGATTCTGGGTCTGCATTTTCCCTCCGGGCACTGGATGGTCGCCTATGGTTATGACTCGAACAATATTTTTCTCAGCAATTACGGATCCATGACCTGGCCGGAATTTCGGGAGGTTTGGGATGGTTTCATCCCTGGCCTGATTCGGATGCGGAATATTGGTCTGATAGCGAAGGACTTGAACGTTTCATGA
- a CDS encoding threonine synthase — translation MNHYVTHLEAAIDGTRLPFGQLHGMHAGRPIWVRYDLEAIRKAVTPDEIAKRPPSLWRYRELLPLPMDVEPVSLGEGMSPLLNCPRLAEHLGLKNLWVKDESQLPTGSFKSRGMTAAVSMAKWLGVKRIALPTAGNAGGAAAAYGARAGLEVYVFMPADTPSINQMETAMFGAKAFRVNGLINDCGKIVKDRSAEMQWFDFSTLKEPYRLEGKKTMGLEIAEQFGWELPDVILYPTGGGTGLIGMWKAFQELKELGWLKSNQMPRLYSCQAEGCAPIATAYAKGERFAELFPNAHTLASGLRVPVAVGDFMILDAIRASGGQALTGSEDSISRWMSTGGQLEGISFCPETAICLDVLAQLQARGEVKPKERVVVFNTGAAQKYQEAYSFELPLYSPPA, via the coding sequence ATGAACCACTATGTGACCCATCTGGAAGCGGCAATCGACGGCACGCGGTTACCGTTCGGTCAATTGCACGGAATGCACGCCGGCCGGCCGATTTGGGTGCGGTACGATCTCGAGGCGATTCGCAAAGCGGTGACGCCGGACGAGATAGCCAAGCGACCCCCCAGTCTGTGGCGCTATCGCGAACTCCTTCCGCTTCCAATGGATGTGGAACCGGTGTCGCTGGGCGAAGGTATGTCTCCGCTGCTGAACTGCCCGCGCCTGGCCGAGCATCTGGGGTTAAAGAACCTCTGGGTGAAAGACGAATCGCAGCTACCGACCGGCTCCTTCAAATCCCGGGGAATGACGGCCGCCGTCAGCATGGCCAAGTGGCTTGGTGTGAAGCGGATCGCCTTGCCGACGGCGGGTAATGCCGGAGGTGCGGCCGCAGCCTATGGGGCCCGAGCAGGCTTGGAAGTTTATGTCTTCATGCCCGCCGACACGCCTTCCATCAATCAGATGGAAACGGCGATGTTCGGGGCCAAAGCGTTTCGAGTCAATGGGTTGATCAATGACTGTGGGAAAATAGTCAAAGATCGTTCCGCGGAAATGCAGTGGTTCGATTTTTCCACGCTCAAGGAGCCTTATCGCCTCGAAGGCAAAAAAACGATGGGGCTGGAGATTGCCGAGCAATTTGGCTGGGAATTGCCCGATGTGATTCTTTATCCTACCGGCGGAGGAACAGGCCTGATCGGTATGTGGAAAGCCTTCCAGGAACTGAAAGAACTCGGCTGGTTGAAGTCGAACCAGATGCCCCGCCTGTACAGCTGCCAGGCCGAAGGGTGCGCCCCGATCGCGACGGCCTACGCGAAAGGGGAACGTTTCGCGGAACTGTTCCCGAATGCTCATACCTTGGCCAGCGGTTTAAGAGTGCCGGTGGCCGTGGGAGATTTCATGATTCTGGATGCCATCCGAGCTAGCGGCGGGCAGGCGCTGACTGGATCCGAGGACAGCATATCCCGATGGATGTCAACGGGCGGTCAACTCGAAGGGATCAGTTTCTGCCCGGAAACGGCCATTTGTCTGGATGTTCTGGCCCAGCTACAAGCTCGAGGAGAAGTGAAGCCCAAAGAGCGTGTGGTGGTTTTCAACACCGGCGCGGCCCAGAAGTATCAGGAGGCCTATTCCTTCGAGCTGCCTCTCTATTCACCTCCCGCTTGA
- a CDS encoding 5-formyltetrahydrofolate cyclo-ligase — MTAAADPSAKQILRDAAQAARNKLENKDGLSAIILNKFLNQPEYATARTVMYYISIRSEVRTRAALPAALESGKRIVVPWCNAQGELELFHLTSMEELSLGTFQILEPKPELRKLPEKHLPPDELDLVMVPGVAFDRRGGRAGYGKGYYDKLLRHVRKDTLLTALAFECQLFPELPMADHDVFMDKVITELATYPGKGR, encoded by the coding sequence ATGACCGCTGCGGCAGACCCCTCCGCCAAACAAATCCTTCGAGACGCAGCTCAGGCCGCCCGCAACAAGTTGGAGAACAAAGACGGTTTAAGTGCGATCATCCTGAACAAATTTCTCAACCAGCCGGAATATGCTACGGCCAGAACTGTCATGTACTACATCTCCATCCGCAGCGAAGTACGCACGCGAGCAGCACTCCCGGCCGCACTGGAGTCGGGCAAGCGAATTGTCGTTCCGTGGTGCAACGCTCAGGGAGAGCTGGAACTCTTTCATCTGACCAGCATGGAAGAACTCTCCCTAGGCACTTTCCAGATCCTCGAACCTAAACCCGAACTTCGCAAATTGCCGGAAAAGCACCTTCCTCCAGATGAGCTCGATCTGGTGATGGTTCCCGGCGTGGCTTTCGATAGACGCGGTGGCCGGGCCGGGTATGGCAAGGGCTATTACGATAAGCTGCTTCGGCACGTCCGCAAAGATACGCTTTTGACGGCCCTGGCCTTTGAATGCCAGCTATTCCCGGAACTTCCTATGGCCGATCACGATGTCTTCATGGACAAAGTGATCACGGAACTGGCGACCTATCCGGGTAAGGGCCGCTGA
- a CDS encoding acyl-CoA dehydrogenase family protein, producing the protein MALTSAQLEKQKKEAEELLFAGPETLGFAKALFFGHFHQNLIFPYPELNSEQKQIVETARAQVQKFADEKIDARQIDKLADIPRSVIDGLAELGVLGMTAPKEFGGREFKQQAYCKIMEILGGHCASTAVFVNAHHSIGIRALLLFGTKEQQARWLPDLVSGKKLAAFALTEPNAGSDAANVQTTATPTDDGTGYVLNGQKRYITNAAIAQVLTVMARTPVPGKPNESRITAFLVTPDMPGFEVVEARAEKMGIRGTATGKLRFTNMRVPKENVLGQVGKGLRVALTVLDFGRTTFGASCTGAAKVCVEAMTKHAKQRVQFEQTLSEFELVKKKIAFAAAHTFAMEAMTQICAAFIDQGAEDYMLETAILKVFSTEHLWTIVFDCMQIFGGQSYFCNEPYERWMRDARINTIGEGANEVLKSFIAVVGCRGPGMQLDAMRKNMIKRPWVGLTDGMSFVGSQIRDRVTRLDIPMQSYALRNVARELGYRVKKLGQALPFVFLRAGTEAKFLVSQYNHERLADIAMDLYASSCVLSRLDYLLSRNDSDAAQMEAGKYFLMLAFDRIDQNFVNLKQNHDAQTTRTADAVIQSFK; encoded by the coding sequence ATGGCTCTAACGTCCGCTCAATTGGAAAAGCAGAAGAAAGAAGCAGAAGAACTGCTTTTTGCCGGACCGGAGACTCTCGGGTTCGCCAAAGCACTTTTCTTCGGCCACTTTCATCAGAATCTGATTTTTCCTTATCCCGAACTGAATTCTGAACAGAAACAGATCGTCGAAACGGCCCGCGCCCAGGTGCAGAAATTCGCCGATGAAAAAATCGATGCCCGACAGATCGACAAACTGGCGGATATCCCGCGCAGCGTGATCGATGGTCTGGCGGAACTCGGCGTGCTGGGAATGACTGCACCCAAGGAATTCGGCGGGCGGGAATTCAAACAGCAGGCTTATTGCAAAATCATGGAAATCCTCGGTGGGCATTGTGCTTCCACTGCGGTATTCGTCAATGCCCACCACAGCATTGGAATTCGAGCCTTGTTGCTGTTCGGGACCAAGGAACAGCAGGCTCGCTGGTTGCCCGATCTGGTCAGCGGTAAGAAATTGGCGGCATTTGCTCTGACTGAGCCCAACGCCGGTTCCGATGCCGCTAATGTGCAAACCACTGCTACACCGACAGACGATGGTACCGGTTACGTTCTCAACGGGCAAAAGCGCTATATCACGAACGCGGCCATCGCTCAGGTTCTGACGGTAATGGCACGAACGCCCGTGCCCGGAAAGCCCAACGAATCTCGGATCACGGCCTTCCTGGTCACTCCCGATATGCCCGGTTTTGAAGTTGTGGAAGCCCGGGCGGAGAAGATGGGGATTCGCGGCACGGCGACCGGCAAACTTCGCTTTACGAACATGCGAGTCCCCAAGGAAAACGTTCTGGGTCAGGTCGGCAAAGGGCTGCGCGTGGCGCTGACGGTACTCGATTTCGGTCGTACGACTTTCGGGGCCAGTTGTACCGGAGCGGCCAAAGTGTGCGTTGAAGCTATGACGAAGCACGCCAAGCAGCGCGTGCAGTTCGAACAGACGCTTTCTGAATTCGAGCTGGTGAAGAAGAAAATTGCCTTCGCGGCGGCCCACACTTTTGCCATGGAGGCCATGACTCAGATTTGCGCCGCGTTCATCGATCAGGGTGCGGAAGACTACATGCTGGAGACCGCGATTCTGAAGGTTTTTTCCACGGAACACCTGTGGACGATCGTCTTCGATTGCATGCAAATCTTCGGTGGACAATCCTATTTCTGCAACGAACCGTACGAGCGCTGGATGCGCGATGCTCGCATCAACACTATCGGTGAAGGCGCAAACGAAGTTCTGAAGTCTTTCATCGCCGTGGTCGGTTGCCGGGGTCCGGGGATGCAACTGGATGCGATGCGGAAGAATATGATCAAGCGGCCCTGGGTGGGCCTCACCGATGGCATGAGTTTTGTCGGCTCGCAGATTCGAGATCGAGTGACCCGTCTGGACATTCCGATGCAGAGCTATGCCCTTCGCAATGTGGCTCGGGAACTGGGTTATCGAGTCAAAAAACTGGGTCAGGCGCTGCCCTTTGTCTTCCTTCGAGCCGGTACGGAAGCGAAGTTCCTCGTCAGTCAGTATAACCATGAACGGCTTGCCGATATTGCGATGGATCTTTATGCCAGCAGTTGCGTGCTGAGCCGTCTCGATTATCTCCTTTCTCGAAACGATTCCGATGCCGCCCAAATGGAAGCGGGTAAATACTTCCTGATGCTGGCTTTTGATCGCATCGATCAGAATTTCGTGAATTTGAAACAGAATCACGATGCACAAACCACCCGCACAGCCGACGCCGTGATTCAGAGTTTTAAATAA
- a CDS encoding fumarylacetoacetate hydrolase family protein produces the protein MQLAKVRLSTGEIRVGSLVGNKLQLFAPSTQLGLLLASTGPLKTAQELEKASTESVFVTDVRFLAPVDHQEVWAAGVTYKRSKIAREEESAGAAQFYDKVYSADRPELFLKAIAEKVVPPGEGVRIRKDSKWNVPEPELTLVVSPSKKIVGYTIGNDMSSRDIEGENPLYLPQAKIYNQSCSLGPVITLAESMPALSEVTIRLTIERAGQTAFEGSTSFSQFNRTPESLVQWLTKENDFPHGVLLLTGTGIVPPDSFSLAAGDEVSIEITGIGVLRNPVI, from the coding sequence ATGCAACTGGCCAAAGTGCGTCTGAGCACGGGAGAAATTCGCGTTGGAAGTTTAGTTGGGAATAAACTCCAGCTTTTCGCTCCATCTACGCAACTCGGCCTGCTGCTGGCGTCCACGGGTCCGCTGAAAACGGCCCAAGAACTCGAGAAGGCCAGTACTGAGAGCGTATTTGTAACTGATGTTCGGTTTCTGGCACCCGTCGATCATCAGGAAGTCTGGGCGGCCGGTGTGACTTACAAGCGGAGCAAAATTGCCCGCGAAGAAGAGTCGGCGGGGGCGGCCCAGTTTTACGATAAAGTCTATTCCGCGGACCGGCCCGAGCTGTTTCTGAAAGCCATTGCCGAGAAGGTTGTTCCTCCGGGCGAGGGTGTTCGTATCCGCAAGGACAGCAAATGGAATGTCCCCGAGCCGGAATTGACACTGGTCGTTTCGCCATCGAAAAAGATTGTCGGCTATACGATCGGCAACGACATGAGTTCCCGTGATATTGAGGGAGAAAATCCACTCTATTTGCCGCAGGCAAAGATTTACAATCAATCCTGTTCGCTGGGACCGGTGATCACTCTGGCAGAGTCCATGCCCGCACTTTCGGAAGTGACGATCCGCCTGACAATCGAACGGGCCGGGCAAACGGCTTTTGAGGGGAGTACGAGCTTTTCGCAATTCAATCGCACACCGGAAAGTCTGGTGCAATGGCTGACCAAGGAAAACGATTTTCCCCACGGTGTGCTTTTGCTGACGGGTACGGGAATTGTGCCGCCTGATAGCTTTAGTCTGGCCGCCGGGGATGAGGTGTCGATCGAAATCACCGGCATCGGCGTTTTGCGAAATCCGGTGATTTGA
- a CDS encoding anti-sigma factor family protein, with the protein MKNDQNPNSEGLPDEGDEELIAYLDGELDARKKKEIESRLQADAKSRERLKAYKKTWELLDTLPKVEPSKAFTEKTISKIEPILVTKTSPPFASAVKSEAPFVPTISAPPKAPFPRILFSLAVLVGLAFGFFGRSALLANRARQAEREKDAQVAREQRILEHLHLYKYVDDIQTLHDLDSPEYFGNVKKE; encoded by the coding sequence ATGAAGAATGATCAGAATCCCAACTCCGAGGGCCTTCCCGATGAAGGTGATGAAGAATTGATCGCCTATCTGGATGGTGAGTTGGATGCCAGGAAGAAGAAGGAAATCGAATCCCGATTGCAGGCGGATGCGAAGAGCCGGGAACGGCTGAAAGCTTACAAAAAAACCTGGGAGTTACTCGACACTCTGCCGAAAGTGGAGCCTTCGAAAGCCTTCACCGAGAAGACGATTTCGAAAATCGAACCGATTCTGGTGACTAAGACTTCACCGCCGTTCGCTTCCGCGGTGAAATCGGAAGCTCCTTTCGTGCCCACGATTTCCGCTCCTCCCAAGGCACCTTTTCCGCGCATCCTTTTCAGCTTGGCGGTGTTAGTAGGTTTGGCGTTCGGCTTTTTCGGACGGAGCGCTTTGCTGGCAAATAGAGCCAGGCAGGCCGAGCGGGAAAAGGATGCTCAGGTGGCCCGCGAACAGCGAATTTTAGAACACCTGCATCTGTACAAGTACGTCGACGATATTCAGACGCTTCACGATCTGGACTCGCCCGAATACTTCGGGAATGTCAAAAAAGAATAA
- a CDS encoding RNA polymerase sigma factor, translated as MPIGNTSAQMALRDPGIRLMLRVRDDDPLAFGELVEEYQHRVVGVMYHILGDKQEAEDLAQEAFLRVYRNRKKYRPKAKFATWLFTIANNLALNAIRDRKKRHTVPLGPTDSQALNLAPVNRLEQNRHPAPTQNLQHTELTDRIREALNELNERQKIAVILNKFEEMSYEEIGEVMQLSVKAVKSLLSRARAKLREVLQPYIYMDGERAPETGDADEE; from the coding sequence GTGCCTATCGGTAACACCAGCGCACAGATGGCCCTCCGCGACCCGGGGATTCGCCTGATGCTGCGCGTCCGAGATGATGATCCGCTCGCATTCGGCGAACTGGTGGAGGAGTACCAGCATCGCGTCGTGGGGGTGATGTATCACATTCTGGGGGACAAACAGGAAGCCGAGGATCTCGCTCAGGAAGCCTTTCTGCGCGTGTATCGCAATCGCAAGAAGTATCGTCCAAAAGCCAAGTTTGCCACTTGGCTGTTCACCATTGCCAATAATCTGGCACTCAATGCCATCCGGGACCGGAAGAAGCGACATACGGTTCCTCTGGGTCCCACGGATTCCCAGGCTCTGAATCTAGCCCCGGTAAATCGCCTCGAACAAAATCGACACCCGGCTCCGACTCAGAATCTTCAGCATACCGAGCTGACCGATCGAATTCGGGAAGCCTTGAATGAACTCAACGAGCGTCAGAAAATCGCCGTGATTCTCAACAAGTTCGAGGAAATGAGCTATGAAGAGATTGGCGAAGTCATGCAACTTTCCGTCAAGGCAGTGAAGTCACTTTTGAGCCGGGCCCGAGCCAAATTGCGGGAAGTTTTACAACCCTACATTTACATGGATGGAGAACGAGCCCCCGAAACTGGAGATGCGGATGAAGAATGA
- the rlmN gene encoding 23S rRNA (adenine(2503)-C(2))-methyltransferase RlmN has translation MHAILPMVVPQPLPAFLDTKPEDFRSWLENQSQPSMRWKQIRRGIVAGRAESFDSMSELPRNLRTLLTEQFAPLSTKIDKHLVATDGTHKLLIRLRDNRTIESVLIQESPRKTACISTQVGCAMGCVFCASGLNGVDRNLTSGEILEQLIRLRNLTGPEERLTHIVVMGMGEPLANLDNLLEALEIAGNPDGLGIGARHVTISTVGLPAKMRRLADSGKQYHLAVSLHAPNDELRSKIVPTNEKTGIADILSACDYFVEKTGRQVTYEYILLGGLNDSTLHARELAALLRGRIAHVNLIPWNEVEGLPFQRPQSDSQMQFINALKQSGISVKVRKRKGADIDAACGQLRRKVELETLAKA, from the coding sequence ATGCACGCGATTCTTCCCATGGTAGTCCCGCAACCTTTGCCGGCTTTTCTCGATACCAAACCGGAGGATTTCCGGAGTTGGCTCGAAAATCAGTCTCAGCCGAGCATGCGCTGGAAGCAGATCCGGCGCGGCATTGTAGCCGGGCGGGCCGAGTCCTTCGATAGCATGAGCGAATTGCCGCGTAACTTAAGAACGCTGCTGACGGAACAATTTGCGCCATTAAGCACAAAAATCGACAAACATCTCGTCGCTACAGATGGAACGCACAAACTTTTGATTCGATTGCGCGATAATCGCACCATCGAATCGGTGCTGATTCAGGAAAGCCCTCGCAAAACGGCTTGTATCAGCACGCAGGTGGGTTGCGCTATGGGATGCGTCTTTTGTGCCAGCGGATTAAATGGCGTGGATCGCAACCTCACTTCCGGGGAGATCCTGGAACAATTGATCCGTCTCCGGAATCTCACAGGCCCCGAGGAGCGGTTGACACACATTGTCGTCATGGGCATGGGGGAACCTCTGGCGAATCTCGATAACCTTCTGGAAGCCCTGGAAATCGCCGGGAATCCCGACGGCTTGGGAATCGGGGCCCGACATGTCACGATCTCCACGGTGGGCTTGCCGGCCAAGATGCGCCGGCTCGCCGATTCTGGAAAACAGTACCACTTGGCCGTTTCGTTACACGCCCCGAATGATGAACTGCGATCCAAAATAGTTCCCACCAACGAAAAAACCGGTATCGCGGATATTCTTTCGGCTTGCGATTATTTCGTCGAAAAAACCGGGCGGCAGGTCACCTACGAGTACATTTTGTTGGGCGGGCTGAACGATAGCACGTTGCACGCTCGGGAACTGGCCGCGCTGCTTCGAGGCCGCATAGCCCACGTAAATCTCATCCCCTGGAACGAAGTGGAAGGCTTGCCCTTTCAAAGACCTCAATCCGATTCTCAAATGCAGTTCATTAATGCTCTAAAGCAGTCCGGCATCAGCGTTAAAGTCCGCAAGCGCAAAGGGGCGGATATCGATGCAGCCTGCGGTCAGTTACGGCGGAAAGTCGAACTGGAAACTCTCGCCAAGGCCTGA